GGAAGTAGAAGTACTCCAGATGCTTGAACTCGGTCTTGCAGGCCGAGAACAATTCTTCGCAGATCTTCACATGCGCATCCATCGAGCCGCCGATGTCGAACAGCAACAACAGCTTCACCGTGTTGCGCCGTTCCGGGCGCATCTGGATGTTCAGCAGTCCGGCATCTTTGGCGGTGTGGTCGATGGTGCCGTCGATATCCAGCTCTTCCGCGGCGCCCTGACGGGCGAATTTACGCAAACGACGCAGGGCAACCTTGATGTTCCGCGTGCCCAGTTCGACGGAATCGTCGAGGTTCTTGTACTCGCGCTGATCCCAGACTTTTACCGCTTTACCCTGACGCTTGCCGGCATCGCCGACCCGAATGCCTTCCGGGTTGAAGCCGCCGGAACCGAACGGACTGGTGCCGCCGGTGCCGATCCATTTATTGCCGCCGGCGTGGCGTTCCTTCTGTTCTTCCAGACGCTTCTTGAACTCTTCGATCAGCTTGTCCAGACCGCCGAGGGACTGGATCTGCGCGCGTTCTTCGTCGCTCAACGAGCGTTCGAACTCCTTGCGCAGCCAGTCTTCGGGAATCAGCGCCTGAAGATGATCGTCGAGTTTTTCCAGACCATTGAAGTACGCGCCGAACGCACGGTCAAACTTGTCGAAATGCCGTTCGTCCTTCACCAGAATCGCCCGCGACAAGTAGTAGAACTCGTCCATGTCGGCGAAGGTCACCCGCTGTTTCAGCGCGTTGATCAGGTCAAGCAGTTCGCGCACGGACACGGGTACCTTGGCTGCACGCATTTCATTGAACAGGTTGAGCAACATGGCATCAGCCTCTTAGCGGGTGCCGCGACGGCTCATGAACGCCAGGCGCTCAAGCAATTGCACGTCCTGTTCGTTCTTCACCAACGCACCGGCCAGCGGCGGAATCGCTTTGGTCGGATCGCGTTCGCGTAGCACCGCTTCGCCAATGTTGTCGGCCATCAGCAGCTTCAGCCAATCGACCAGTTCCGAGGTCGACGGCTTCTTTTTCAAACCAGGTACTTTGCGTACGTCGAAGAACACGTCCAGCGCTTCGCTGACCAGATCTTTCTTGATGTCCGGATAGTGAACATCGACGATTTTTTGCAGAGTGTTGCGGTCTGGGAAGGCGATGTAGTGGAAGAAGCAGCGGCGCAGGAAGGCGTCCGGCAGCTCTTTCTCGTTGTTGGAGGTAATGATGATGATCGGACGCTTCTTGGCCTTGATGGTCTCGTCGATTTCGTAAACGTAGAACTCCATCTTGTCGAGTTCTTGCAGCAGGTCATTAGGGAACTCGATGTCGGCCTTGTCGATTTCGTCGATCAGCAGAATGACCCGCTCTTCGGACTCGAAAGCCTCCCAGAGTTTGCCCTTTTTAAGGTAGTTGCGAACGTCGTGAACCTTTTCCGTACCCAGTTGCGAGTCACGCAGACGGCTGACAGCGTCGTACTCATACAGACCCTGATGCGCCTTGGTGGTGGACTTGATGTGCCAGGTGATCAACTTGGCGTTGAACGATTCGGCCAGTTGCTCGGCGAGCATGGTCTTGCCGGTGCCCGGTTCGCCCTTGACCAGCAGCGGTCGCTCCAGAGTGATGGCGGCGTTGACCGCCAGCTTCAGGTCATCGGTGGCAACGTAGGCCTGGGTGCCTTCGAACTTCATCTGCTAATCCTCGAACGGTAACGCCGACCTGAACGGGCAGGGCGGGGGCGAAATAATCGGATGCCCCGACTATAACGCGCGGCCCGGTCGACTGTGAACGCAGACGGCTTATTCAGTCTCTGAATGGAGCGTCACATGTTGACTCAGTCTCGGCGCTTGGACAGCATTCAGGCATCGCCGATTTGGCGATAGCCTTCAGGATGTCCACTGAATCTGTGGCGAGGGAGCTTGCTCCCGCTGGGCTGCGAAGCAGTCCCCATCTGCCCGGAGGCGCTGAATTGATGCTATCCATGAAACGACCACGCTTGGCGGCAGTTACTGCGCTCTCTGATAGCCGGCTTGCACTCTGCTTTGTTGATGGTCGAGCGCTGACACTCGATTTGAGTCGAGATATTCAA
The sequence above is drawn from the Pseudomonas sp. FP2196 genome and encodes:
- a CDS encoding VWA domain-containing protein, with the translated sequence MLLNLFNEMRAAKVPVSVRELLDLINALKQRVTFADMDEFYYLSRAILVKDERHFDKFDRAFGAYFNGLEKLDDHLQALIPEDWLRKEFERSLSDEERAQIQSLGGLDKLIEEFKKRLEEQKERHAGGNKWIGTGGTSPFGSGGFNPEGIRVGDAGKRQGKAVKVWDQREYKNLDDSVELGTRNIKVALRRLRKFARQGAAEELDIDGTIDHTAKDAGLLNIQMRPERRNTVKLLLLFDIGGSMDAHVKICEELFSACKTEFKHLEYFYFHNFIYESVWKNNMRRTSERFSTQDLLHKYGADYKVIFIGDAAMAPYEITQAGGSVEHWNEEPGYLWMQRFMEKYKKLIWINPYPKDTWGYTSSTNIVRDLIEDQMYPLTLRGLEEGMRFLSK
- a CDS encoding MoxR family ATPase → MKFEGTQAYVATDDLKLAVNAAITLERPLLVKGEPGTGKTMLAEQLAESFNAKLITWHIKSTTKAHQGLYEYDAVSRLRDSQLGTEKVHDVRNYLKKGKLWEAFESEERVILLIDEIDKADIEFPNDLLQELDKMEFYVYEIDETIKAKKRPIIIITSNNEKELPDAFLRRCFFHYIAFPDRNTLQKIVDVHYPDIKKDLVSEALDVFFDVRKVPGLKKKPSTSELVDWLKLLMADNIGEAVLRERDPTKAIPPLAGALVKNEQDVQLLERLAFMSRRGTR